A single region of the Gracilibacillus caseinilyticus genome encodes:
- a CDS encoding DUF3888 domain-containing protein: MRKHLILILGITFIFLTTTNVYAQNELKREELLEEALIVRYLPHILEVTDNLFMCERITNIKRLGGNRDHEVVIEVVTFEKAHMPPYNLFRIKLIDTLDKITVTEVERTENISSEQLQKQSS; this comes from the coding sequence ATGAGAAAACATCTAATTTTAATATTAGGTATTACATTTATATTTTTAACAACAACTAATGTCTATGCTCAAAATGAACTCAAAAGAGAAGAGCTATTAGAAGAAGCCCTAATCGTTAGATATCTTCCACACATTTTAGAAGTGACAGATAATTTATTTATGTGTGAACGAATTACTAATATAAAAAGACTTGGTGGAAATCGTGACCATGAAGTAGTTATAGAAGTAGTAACGTTTGAAAAGGCTCATATGCCTCCTTACAATTTGTTCAGAATAAAACTTATTGATACACTCGATAAGATAACTGTTACGGAAGTTGAGCGTACAGAAAATATATCATCCGAACAACTTCAAAAGCAAAGTTCTTAA
- a CDS encoding DUF1871 family protein, producing the protein MSKEKYNEIFDVVKKVINEWDPIGVLPYAPDDEYKFEVAKVVTLLSKVENVEELSDGLAKIFKKALEWNFTKEECLPIAKKI; encoded by the coding sequence TTGTCTAAGGAAAAATACAATGAAATATTTGATGTAGTAAAAAAAGTAATTAATGAATGGGACCCTATTGGTGTTTTACCTTATGCACCCGATGATGAATATAAGTTTGAAGTTGCCAAAGTGGTGACTTTACTTAGCAAAGTAGAAAACGTAGAAGAACTATCAGACGGTCTTGCCAAGATTTTTAAAAAGGCTTTGGAATGGAATTTTACTAAAGAAGAGTGTTTACCAATTGCCAAAAAGATTTGA